One segment of Thermosynechococcus sp. HN-54 DNA contains the following:
- a CDS encoding Hsp70 family protein, with translation MTYAIDFGTSNTLVARWNYATQAAEAVTLSGLSVGFGEVPALIPSLVYVEDASVPLVVVGQQVRDRGLDVVGDRRFFSRFKRGIGASVQGYLPELDGCSLSFETIGTWFLQALLKELKHTSGGDVEQGLIFTVPVDSFETYRSWLLQVCEGFAIEQIRLLDEPTAAALGYGVADRPLILVIDFGGGTLDLSLVELKTDQRQSSPLGFILKWGDRQWAASDNQRPRTARVIAKAGLNLGGTDIDHWIVDEWVKRGMTANSLLLRLAERLKIQLSQQPYAQEVYFDSETFTTLELRLERPELEEILRQQQFFQRLDDALTQVLQQARRQGITPDTIDAVLLVGGTTQIPAVQKWVAEYFDATKINAQQPFTAVAMGALAVTQGLDLKDFLYHSYGIRFWDAKLNRHGWHPIIQRGQPYPMGEPVELILGASTEGQPSIELVIGELGDEQGGVEIFFDGDRLITRSAGERTVQPLNDTPQGKTLAKLDPPGYPGSDRIRVLFQVDGDRQLRVTVDDLLTQERLIDNQVVTQLR, from the coding sequence GTGACCTACGCAATTGATTTTGGAACCAGTAATACGTTGGTGGCGCGCTGGAATTATGCCACTCAAGCAGCCGAAGCAGTAACGCTTTCAGGACTCTCCGTGGGCTTTGGTGAGGTGCCCGCCCTCATTCCCAGTTTGGTCTATGTGGAAGATGCCAGTGTGCCCCTTGTGGTGGTGGGGCAGCAGGTGCGCGATCGCGGGTTGGATGTGGTGGGCGATCGCCGCTTTTTCTCGCGGTTTAAGCGGGGCATTGGCGCCAGCGTGCAGGGGTATTTACCGGAGCTGGATGGCTGTTCTTTGAGCTTTGAAACTATTGGCACGTGGTTTTTGCAAGCCCTGTTGAAAGAACTGAAACACACTAGCGGCGGCGATGTCGAACAGGGGTTGATCTTCACGGTACCAGTGGATAGCTTTGAGACCTATCGCAGTTGGCTATTGCAGGTGTGTGAGGGGTTTGCTATTGAGCAAATTCGCCTCTTGGATGAACCCACTGCTGCCGCCTTGGGCTATGGGGTGGCCGATCGCCCGCTGATCTTGGTGATTGATTTTGGGGGTGGCACCCTCGATCTCTCCCTTGTGGAACTCAAGACCGATCAACGTCAAAGTTCTCCCTTGGGATTTATTCTCAAGTGGGGCGATCGCCAGTGGGCTGCTAGCGACAACCAACGTCCCCGCACAGCGCGGGTGATTGCCAAAGCCGGATTGAACCTCGGCGGCACCGATATTGACCACTGGATTGTGGATGAGTGGGTAAAGCGCGGCATGACTGCCAATAGCCTGCTCCTGCGCCTTGCCGAACGCCTAAAAATTCAACTCTCGCAGCAACCCTATGCCCAAGAGGTGTATTTTGATAGCGAAACATTCACTACCCTTGAACTGCGCCTCGAACGGCCTGAACTGGAGGAGATTCTTCGCCAACAGCAATTTTTCCAACGCCTCGATGATGCCCTCACCCAAGTGCTCCAACAGGCCCGCCGCCAAGGAATTACCCCCGACACGATCGATGCGGTACTCTTAGTGGGGGGAACCACGCAAATTCCCGCGGTGCAAAAATGGGTTGCCGAGTATTTTGACGCCACAAAGATCAACGCCCAACAGCCCTTTACGGCAGTGGCGATGGGTGCTTTGGCCGTGACCCAAGGGCTGGATCTCAAGGACTTTCTTTACCACAGCTACGGCATTCGCTTCTGGGATGCTAAGCTCAACCGCCATGGCTGGCATCCCATTATCCAGCGGGGACAACCCTACCCCATGGGCGAACCGGTGGAATTGATTTTAGGGGCTTCGACGGAAGGGCAGCCTAGTATTGAACTAGTGATTGGCGAACTGGGGGATGAGCAAGGGGGCGTGGAGATCTTTTTTGATGGCGATCGCCTGATTACCCGCAGTGCCGGTGAGCGCACCGTGCAGCCCCTCAATGACACTCCCCAAGGCAAAACCCTCGCTAAGCTGGATCCCCCCGGCTATCCGGGGAGCGATCGCATTCGGGTTCTCTTTCAAGTGGATGGCGATCGCCAACTGCGGGTGACCGTTGATGACTTGCTCACCCAAGAGCGTCTCATTGATAATCAAGTCGTGACTCAATTGCGTTAG
- a CDS encoding DUF3146 family protein produces the protein MATPPHTIAYVHITAQSWQEGHICGQVCASNYQWEFCWQFKAKKLFISPALGRALIKEPLGRFLEQQDYQLEPGGDYEFLVRAKF, from the coding sequence GTGGCTACCCCGCCCCACACCATCGCCTATGTCCATATCACTGCCCAAAGTTGGCAAGAGGGTCACATTTGCGGTCAAGTTTGTGCTAGCAACTACCAGTGGGAATTTTGCTGGCAGTTTAAGGCCAAAAAACTTTTCATCTCTCCAGCCTTGGGGCGTGCCCTGATCAAAGAACCCTTGGGGCGGTTTCTAGAGCAGCAGGATTACCAGTTGGAGCCGGGCGGGGATTATGAATTTCTTGTCCGTGCTAAATTTTAG
- a CDS encoding tyrosine-type recombinase/integrase, whose protein sequence is MVTSPQKLDQQLQQVNQRLKLAQLGLQIEQRGQRLSLRGTLPPRPGSHRLRAHQQRLSLGLPATPSGLKAAEREAKIIAAKLLENTFRWQDYERVKGLGRLGELSLGEQIAAFETAFLAQDRSRTTWETAYAPYLRQLLKAAAAHPDHSLPELIYSLLRQIPADKRQRQVACTAFQGFCRFLGVELPIPLSQFWGTYSRRSLQPRQLPSDEEILAAYQQIPNPQWRYVYGLMAAYGLRNHEVFFCDLSRLVTGDPEGMIEVQETTKTGCHQVWPFPPQWVEVFGLRSPQLPRINSDLNRTTLQRIGQRVNQQFRRYGLPFHPYDLRHAWAVRTIHYGLPDTVAARMMGHSVAIHTQTYHRWLTLRDQRQAVARVLTQSECS, encoded by the coding sequence ATGGTCACGTCCCCTCAGAAGCTTGACCAACAACTTCAGCAGGTCAATCAACGCCTGAAATTGGCGCAGTTGGGTCTGCAAATTGAACAACGCGGTCAACGCCTCAGCCTGCGGGGTACGCTTCCCCCCCGACCGGGGAGTCATCGGCTGCGCGCTCACCAACAGCGTCTAAGTCTCGGTTTACCCGCTACACCGAGCGGCCTCAAGGCGGCAGAGCGAGAAGCAAAAATTATTGCGGCCAAATTGCTTGAAAACACCTTTCGCTGGCAGGACTATGAGCGGGTCAAGGGGTTAGGGCGTCTTGGCGAGTTATCCCTAGGAGAGCAAATTGCTGCCTTTGAAACGGCTTTCTTGGCTCAAGATCGCAGTCGTACCACTTGGGAGACGGCCTATGCCCCCTATCTGCGTCAGTTGCTCAAAGCGGCTGCTGCCCATCCCGATCATTCACTACCGGAACTCATCTACAGTCTGTTGCGGCAAATCCCCGCCGACAAGCGACAACGGCAGGTGGCCTGTACCGCCTTTCAAGGGTTTTGTCGGTTCCTAGGGGTGGAGTTACCAATTCCCCTGTCTCAGTTTTGGGGCACCTATTCCCGGCGATCGCTCCAACCACGGCAGTTACCTAGTGATGAGGAGATTCTCGCTGCCTACCAGCAGATTCCCAATCCCCAGTGGCGGTATGTCTATGGCTTGATGGCCGCCTACGGTCTGCGCAATCACGAGGTGTTCTTCTGCGATTTAAGCCGCCTTGTCACAGGCGACCCGGAAGGGATGATTGAGGTGCAGGAAACCACGAAAACTGGCTGCCATCAGGTATGGCCGTTTCCGCCGCAGTGGGTTGAGGTCTTTGGGTTGCGATCGCCCCAGCTGCCGAGGATCAATAGCGATTTGAACCGGACCACCCTACAACGCATTGGCCAGCGGGTCAACCAACAGTTTCGTCGCTATGGCTTGCCCTTTCACCCCTATGATTTGCGCCATGCTTGGGCAGTGCGAACCATTCACTATGGTCTACCCGATACCGTCGCTGCGCGGATGATGGGACACAGTGTTGCCATTCACACTCAAACCTATCACCGCTGGTTAACCCTACGGGATCAGCGGCAGGCAGTTGCCCGGGTGCTCACTCAATCGGAATGCTCTTGA
- a CDS encoding heavy metal translocating P-type ATPase: MTATVLSPPPARVHYEVVHHLPGRLRLRIPRLQYDDRYGRQLQALFVQEDSVQQIRCNWPAASLIVHYSPETDNPLNRFGQLIQAAADEHLPLPRMLPIDKLVYSPWNTTYFIEKMALPTLALAIVALLPVQTPFYPAIVASVIALVALPTFQEALESLEHRHLNVTQLESLWTILHTLQGEYMAPVLAAFMGQVGGSLRDMTAQVGENQVFDPLDQQRSYWVERGGTRQNISVRELQVGDRVIVAAGSAVPVDGTVLWGSAVIQRQFLTGESDLLPCEPEQRVLASSLVVRGQICVVAEAVGEETQVGKTLQLARQAPQLDTRIENYAEEISNQAILPAMGVAAIVYGVTLDAHRAIAPLQLDFGSGIGITIPTAILAALTHAPHVGVYFRNGRALELLSRVNVIVFDKTGTLTEVKGTIVGVNLLKPGLSEQTLLYWLATVEQSINHPFALAILEYAAERGIESGTYSDWVYEPGKGVAATVEGQEILVGTPQLMRDRQVPIDLDELRTQEGVLWNRSLVCVACNGELVALVFYSNPVRSEAASVIAALQQRGIECYMVTGDHHEVANAVGYATGFRLGQIYTNMLPEDKVECLTKFKNGSEKLVAYVGEGFNDTAAMAYADISITLSEGSDAARQTADILLMNNSLEGLVQAIALSQEVMNIIHQNIALVVVPNVSVVLAGVFLSLHPVIAVLISNGATLLAELNSLRILTDYRPVKIEHKSSRSRSQAGILDIPWKKRPRRSFSHLSTQLSSESRRNGHVPSEA, from the coding sequence ATGACTGCAACTGTGCTTTCCCCTCCGCCCGCAAGGGTTCATTACGAAGTGGTGCATCACCTACCGGGGCGACTGCGGTTGCGAATTCCGCGCCTGCAATATGACGATCGCTATGGGCGGCAACTGCAAGCTCTCTTTGTTCAAGAAGACAGTGTGCAACAAATTCGCTGCAACTGGCCCGCCGCTAGCCTGATTGTGCACTACAGCCCTGAAACTGACAATCCCCTCAACCGCTTTGGCCAATTGATTCAGGCCGCAGCAGATGAGCATCTACCTCTACCGCGGATGCTGCCCATTGATAAGTTGGTGTACTCCCCTTGGAACACCACTTACTTTATCGAGAAAATGGCGCTACCCACCTTGGCGTTGGCGATCGTGGCGCTGCTGCCGGTACAAACGCCCTTCTACCCTGCCATTGTCGCCAGCGTCATTGCCCTTGTGGCACTGCCCACGTTCCAAGAAGCGCTAGAGAGTCTTGAACACCGCCATCTCAATGTGACTCAACTGGAATCCCTCTGGACGATTCTGCATACGCTGCAAGGGGAATACATGGCGCCCGTGTTAGCCGCTTTTATGGGTCAAGTGGGCGGGTCGCTGCGGGATATGACGGCTCAAGTGGGGGAAAACCAAGTCTTTGACCCCCTCGATCAACAGCGCAGCTATTGGGTAGAGCGGGGTGGCACTCGCCAAAATATCTCTGTGCGCGAGCTACAAGTGGGCGATCGCGTGATTGTGGCAGCCGGATCTGCGGTGCCTGTGGATGGTACCGTGCTCTGGGGATCCGCCGTGATTCAGCGGCAGTTTCTTACGGGAGAGTCGGATCTACTGCCCTGTGAACCTGAGCAAAGGGTGCTTGCCTCTTCCCTTGTGGTGCGGGGACAAATTTGCGTTGTTGCTGAAGCCGTTGGTGAAGAGACGCAGGTGGGCAAAACGCTGCAACTGGCTCGCCAAGCGCCGCAACTGGATACCCGCATTGAAAACTACGCTGAGGAAATCTCGAACCAAGCCATTTTGCCGGCAATGGGCGTGGCTGCCATTGTCTATGGGGTTACCCTAGATGCCCATCGGGCGATCGCGCCCCTGCAATTGGACTTCGGCTCAGGGATTGGCATTACCATTCCCACTGCAATTTTGGCAGCCCTGACCCATGCGCCCCATGTCGGCGTTTATTTCCGCAATGGCCGCGCCCTTGAACTCCTCTCACGGGTCAATGTGATTGTTTTTGACAAAACCGGCACCCTAACGGAAGTGAAGGGAACGATTGTAGGGGTGAATCTCCTCAAGCCCGGCCTGAGTGAGCAAACGTTGCTCTATTGGCTGGCAACTGTTGAGCAGTCCATCAATCACCCCTTTGCCCTTGCCATCCTTGAGTATGCAGCGGAACGCGGAATCGAGAGCGGAACCTATAGCGACTGGGTCTATGAGCCGGGGAAAGGGGTGGCGGCAACCGTTGAGGGGCAGGAGATTCTAGTAGGTACCCCCCAACTGATGCGCGATCGCCAAGTGCCCATTGATCTTGATGAACTGCGTACCCAAGAAGGCGTGCTTTGGAACCGTTCCCTTGTCTGTGTTGCCTGTAACGGTGAACTGGTGGCACTGGTGTTCTATAGCAACCCCGTGCGTTCTGAAGCCGCGAGTGTGATTGCCGCTCTGCAACAGCGGGGCATTGAGTGCTATATGGTCACGGGAGATCACCACGAAGTCGCCAATGCGGTAGGCTATGCCACGGGCTTTCGCCTTGGTCAAATTTACACCAACATGCTGCCAGAGGACAAAGTTGAATGCCTGACGAAGTTCAAAAATGGCAGCGAAAAACTGGTCGCCTATGTGGGGGAAGGCTTCAACGATACAGCAGCGATGGCCTACGCTGATATTTCCATTACCCTTTCTGAAGGCAGTGATGCAGCGCGGCAAACCGCAGATATTCTCTTGATGAATAATAGCCTTGAGGGACTGGTGCAGGCGATCGCCCTCAGCCAAGAGGTGATGAATATCATTCACCAAAACATTGCGCTTGTGGTCGTTCCCAATGTCAGTGTGGTGTTAGCAGGGGTCTTTTTGAGCCTGCATCCTGTCATCGCCGTTTTGATTAGCAATGGCGCAACCCTCTTGGCGGAACTGAATAGTCTGCGGATTCTCACGGACTATCGCCCCGTCAAAATTGAGCACAAGTCTAGTCGTAGCCGTTCCCAAGCGGGCATCCTCGATATTCCTTGGAAAAAACGTCCCCGCCGCAGCTTTAGCCATTTGAGTACCCAGTTGAGTTCTGAGTCACGGCGCAATGGTCACGTCCCCTCAGAAGCTTGA
- a CDS encoding bestrophin family protein yields the protein MRRFSFFPFQRSTRQLPPQRSGVSQFLLKPPQWLRLALRLRGSVIPAILSEVLFCGGFGVLVTAIDLYVINVHWPVLGSLIPSIVLGLLLVFRTNTAYERFWEGRRQWGNIVNNSRSLTRLMWTAIDENSPADRQAKIEAVHLVGVFAIATKQHLRGESFAELEPLLKPHQYKELQTVQNVPLRIALWIEDYLHHQHRRGSLSLYQLTYMDELLVQLVDAMGACERILKTPMPLAYAIHLKQLLFLYCLLLPFQLVDNLVWWTGPMVGLIAFTLFGVEEIGIEIENPFGRDLNDLPLDAICLTMQQNINDLISAPTHRHRSAQPFS from the coding sequence ATGCGTCGCTTCTCCTTTTTCCCTTTTCAGCGCTCTACACGCCAATTACCGCCACAGCGGTCTGGTGTGAGCCAGTTTTTGCTGAAACCGCCGCAGTGGTTACGTCTGGCGCTGCGTTTGCGTGGCTCCGTCATTCCGGCTATTCTTTCGGAAGTCCTCTTTTGTGGTGGCTTTGGTGTGTTGGTGACGGCGATCGATCTTTATGTCATCAATGTCCACTGGCCAGTGCTGGGCAGCCTCATTCCCTCGATTGTGCTGGGGTTGCTCTTGGTCTTTCGTACGAACACGGCTTATGAACGCTTTTGGGAAGGCCGCCGCCAGTGGGGCAACATTGTCAACAACTCCCGCAGCCTCACCCGCTTGATGTGGACTGCCATTGACGAAAATAGTCCCGCGGATCGCCAAGCCAAAATTGAGGCTGTTCATTTAGTGGGGGTGTTTGCGATCGCCACCAAGCAACACCTGCGGGGCGAATCCTTTGCCGAATTAGAACCCCTGCTGAAGCCCCATCAATACAAAGAACTGCAAACGGTGCAAAATGTCCCCTTGCGTATTGCCCTTTGGATTGAGGACTATCTGCACCACCAACACCGCCGCGGCTCCTTGTCCCTGTACCAACTCACCTACATGGATGAACTCCTTGTGCAACTCGTGGATGCCATGGGTGCCTGTGAGCGCATTCTAAAAACACCGATGCCCCTTGCCTATGCCATTCATCTCAAGCAGCTATTATTCCTCTACTGCCTACTGCTGCCCTTTCAACTGGTGGATAACCTGGTGTGGTGGACAGGTCCAATGGTGGGACTCATTGCCTTTACCCTCTTTGGCGTTGAAGAAATTGGCATTGAAATTGAAAATCCCTTTGGCCGTGACCTCAATGACTTGCCCTTGGATGCAATTTGCCTAACAATGCAGCAGAATATCAATGACCTCATTAGTGCGCCGACCCATCGCCATCGCTCTGCCCAGCCCTTTTCCTAA
- a CDS encoding chlorophyll a/b-binding protein → MKGGSIIDDQGKMNNFAIEPKMYVMSEPQAGFTPYAELFNGRLAMIGFISLLALEVITGHGLIGFLNSL, encoded by the coding sequence ATGAAAGGCGGTAGCATCATTGACGACCAAGGCAAAATGAACAACTTTGCCATCGAACCCAAAATGTACGTGATGAGTGAGCCGCAAGCCGGCTTTACTCCCTACGCAGAACTCTTCAATGGTCGCTTGGCCATGATCGGCTTTATCTCCCTGTTGGCCTTGGAAGTGATTACGGGTCACGGTCTGATTGGCTTTTTGAATAGCCTCTAG
- the galE gene encoding UDP-glucose 4-epimerase GalE — MTTNNDSQSPLILVTGGAGYIGSHTVLALQQAGFQVLILDTLEGGHRDLVDAVLKTELIVGNIGDRPLLDWLFQTYPVTAVMHFAAYIEVGESVRAPDRFYQNNVHGALTLLQAMVAAAIPYFVFSSTAAVYGLPPEVPIRETCPCAPINPYGRSKWMVEQIIADMGTAYGLKSVIFRYFNAAGADPHARLGEDHHPETHLIPLVLQAAMGRRLHICIYGTDYPTPDGTCIRDYIHVVDLAQAHVLGLQYLLSSGESQIFNLGNGQGFSVRQIIETAQGVTGCLIPVIEGDRRPGDPAILIANSDRARQILGWQPQYPDIEQIIHHAWRWHQYRHGSGTIAAI, encoded by the coding sequence ATGACAACTAATAATGATAGTCAATCACCACTGATTCTCGTCACTGGTGGAGCGGGCTATATTGGTAGCCATACCGTTTTAGCGCTACAGCAAGCCGGCTTTCAAGTCCTAATCTTAGATACCCTTGAAGGCGGACATCGGGACTTGGTGGATGCCGTGCTCAAAACAGAACTCATTGTTGGCAATATTGGTGATCGCCCCCTCTTGGACTGGCTTTTTCAAACTTACCCAGTAACGGCAGTCATGCACTTTGCCGCCTACATTGAAGTGGGCGAGTCTGTCCGCGCTCCCGATCGCTTTTATCAAAACAATGTTCATGGTGCCCTGACCCTGTTGCAGGCAATGGTGGCCGCTGCGATTCCCTATTTTGTCTTTTCCTCCACAGCCGCTGTCTATGGCTTGCCCCCAGAGGTACCGATTCGCGAAACCTGTCCCTGTGCTCCCATTAACCCCTACGGTCGCTCCAAGTGGATGGTGGAGCAAATCATTGCTGATATGGGCACTGCCTACGGCCTTAAGTCGGTGATTTTCCGCTACTTCAATGCGGCAGGGGCCGATCCCCACGCTCGCCTTGGCGAAGATCACCATCCGGAAACCCACTTGATTCCACTGGTGTTGCAGGCAGCCATGGGACGACGACTTCACATCTGCATTTATGGCACAGACTATCCTACCCCCGATGGCACCTGCATTCGCGACTACATCCACGTAGTGGACTTAGCCCAAGCCCATGTGCTGGGATTACAGTACCTCTTGAGCAGCGGAGAGTCGCAAATTTTTAACCTTGGGAATGGGCAGGGCTTTTCGGTGCGGCAAATCATTGAAACAGCTCAGGGGGTCACAGGTTGTTTGATACCAGTGATTGAGGGCGATCGCCGACCCGGAGACCCTGCGATTCTCATTGCCAATAGCGATCGCGCCCGTCAGATTTTAGGTTGGCAGCCGCAGTACCCTGACATTGAGCAGATCATTCATCACGCTTGGCGATGGCACCAATACCGCCATGGATCAGGCACAATTGCGGCAATATAA
- the prfC gene encoding peptide chain release factor 3 — protein MTSDLHHEITQEVKRRRNFAIISHPDAGKTTLTEKLLLYGGAIHEAGAVKARRAQRQATSDWMEVEQQRGISITSTVLQFEYQGYQINLLDTPGHQDFSEDTYRTLAAADNAVMLVDAAKGLEPQTRKLFEVCQLRGLPIFTFINKLDRPGREPLELIDEIERELGLIPYPVNWPLGMGDRFRGVYDRLRQNFHFFERTTHGSRAAAETVMALGDPAIDPYIEPYRLEYHQLKDELELLDGVGAELDLDLVHQGKMTPVFFGSAMTNFGVRLFLEHFLTYALPPVAYKSDRGPIDPTQEQFTGFVFKLQANMDPKHRDRVAFVRVCSGKFEKDMIVNHARTGKTIRLSRPQKLFAQGRESLETAYAGDVIGLNNPGMFAIGDTLYVGQKLEYEGIPCFSPELFAYLRNPNPSKFKSFQKGVNELREEGAVQIMYSTDESKREPILAAVGQLQFEVVQFRLLHEYGVETRLDPLPYTVARWVLDGWEALVAAGRIFNAVTVKDSWGRPVLLFKNEWNLQQTMADHPKLRLSAIAPLATVPA, from the coding sequence ATGACCAGTGACTTGCACCATGAAATCACCCAAGAGGTGAAGCGACGTCGTAATTTTGCCATTATCTCTCACCCGGATGCCGGGAAAACGACGCTCACGGAAAAGTTACTGCTCTACGGTGGAGCCATTCATGAAGCAGGCGCCGTCAAAGCACGGCGGGCACAGCGGCAAGCCACCTCTGACTGGATGGAAGTGGAGCAACAACGGGGGATTTCGATTACCTCCACGGTCTTGCAGTTTGAGTACCAAGGCTATCAGATTAACCTCCTCGACACCCCCGGCCACCAAGACTTTAGTGAAGATACCTATCGCACCCTTGCAGCGGCTGATAATGCGGTGATGCTGGTGGATGCCGCCAAGGGTCTAGAGCCGCAAACCCGCAAGCTCTTTGAGGTGTGCCAACTGCGGGGCTTACCGATTTTTACATTCATCAACAAGCTGGATCGGCCGGGGCGCGAACCTCTAGAACTCATTGATGAAATTGAGCGGGAACTGGGGCTGATTCCCTATCCTGTGAACTGGCCTCTGGGGATGGGCGATCGCTTTCGCGGCGTCTATGATCGCCTGCGGCAGAATTTTCACTTTTTTGAGCGCACCACCCACGGTAGCCGTGCTGCGGCTGAAACGGTCATGGCCCTTGGCGACCCCGCCATTGACCCCTACATTGAGCCGTATCGCTTGGAATATCACCAACTCAAGGATGAGCTAGAACTCCTCGATGGTGTTGGTGCTGAACTAGACCTCGATCTGGTGCATCAAGGGAAAATGACTCCCGTCTTCTTTGGCAGTGCCATGACCAACTTTGGGGTGCGCCTGTTTCTGGAGCACTTTTTGACCTATGCGTTGCCACCAGTGGCCTACAAGAGCGATCGCGGGCCTATTGATCCCACCCAAGAGCAGTTCACGGGCTTTGTGTTTAAGCTTCAGGCGAATATGGATCCAAAGCATCGCGATCGCGTGGCCTTTGTGCGGGTCTGTAGCGGCAAATTTGAGAAAGACATGATCGTCAACCATGCTCGCACTGGCAAAACCATCCGCCTCTCTCGCCCCCAAAAACTCTTTGCTCAAGGTCGTGAATCCCTTGAAACTGCCTATGCAGGCGATGTGATTGGCCTGAATAATCCGGGGATGTTTGCCATTGGTGACACCCTCTACGTTGGTCAAAAATTGGAGTACGAGGGCATTCCCTGCTTCTCGCCCGAACTCTTTGCCTATCTGCGCAACCCCAACCCCTCCAAGTTCAAATCCTTCCAAAAGGGCGTGAACGAGCTGCGGGAAGAGGGAGCGGTGCAAATCATGTACTCCACCGATGAGTCAAAACGGGAACCGATTCTAGCGGCAGTTGGCCAGCTGCAATTTGAAGTGGTGCAGTTTCGCCTGTTGCATGAGTACGGTGTGGAAACCCGCCTCGACCCCCTTCCCTATACCGTTGCCCGCTGGGTACTCGACGGTTGGGAAGCCCTCGTAGCCGCGGGCCGCATCTTTAATGCTGTGACAGTCAAAGACAGTTGGGGACGGCCAGTACTCCTCTTCAAGAACGAGTGGAACCTGCAACAGACCATGGCGGATCATCCAAAACTACGTCTGAGCGCGATCGCTCCCCTTGCTACCGTCCCTGCTTGA
- the recR gene encoding recombination mediator RecR, translating into MSSVYTRPLARLIEHLQRLPGIGPKTAQRLALHLIKRPEADIQALAQALLDAKQQVGLCSICFHLSAEPVCEICASPQRDSHLLCVVADSRDVIAIEKTREYHGKYHVLGGLISPLEGITPEHLHIQPLIQRASQPQVQEVILAINPSIEGETTTLYVGQLLRPFVKVTRIAFGLPVGGDLDYADEMTLASALAGRREIEWQ; encoded by the coding sequence ATGAGTAGTGTCTATACCCGTCCCCTTGCGCGCCTAATTGAGCACCTGCAACGCCTACCGGGGATTGGTCCAAAAACCGCCCAACGGCTTGCCCTCCACCTGATCAAACGTCCCGAAGCCGATATCCAAGCCTTGGCTCAAGCCCTCCTTGACGCCAAACAGCAGGTGGGACTCTGCTCCATCTGCTTTCACCTCTCTGCGGAACCCGTGTGTGAAATCTGTGCCTCACCCCAGCGAGACAGTCACCTTCTCTGTGTTGTGGCCGATTCCCGCGATGTCATTGCCATTGAAAAAACCCGCGAGTACCACGGCAAGTACCATGTCTTGGGCGGACTCATTTCGCCCCTAGAGGGGATCACTCCTGAACACCTGCACATTCAACCTCTCATTCAGCGCGCTAGCCAACCGCAGGTGCAAGAAGTGATCTTGGCCATCAACCCCAGTATCGAAGGGGAAACTACCACCCTCTACGTGGGACAACTCCTACGCCCCTTTGTTAAAGTGACGCGCATTGCCTTTGGCCTGCCCGTGGGCGGCGATCTCGACTACGCCGATGAAATGACCCTTGCTAGTGCCCTTGCGGGCCGCCGCGAGATTGAATGGCAGTAG
- a CDS encoding transposase, which produces MNKHRLQAETYKAVRAQFGLTANLTVRACARVAANRKVGKPVKFFQPTSADYDARLFDYREKEQCVSLSTLDARERIPLTLGDYQMSKLQGKKPTSATLCRRRDRTFHLHIPVKEEVPDPKPGKDVIGVDLGRRDIAVTSTGESWEGKPLSQARDKFARVRASLQRKGTKGAKRLLKRLSGREKRYQQWVNHNISKSIIAQAKATGCSLAVEDLTSIRERTNQKPRSKTERRRSNSWAAFYQLRQFLAYKGLRAGVEVISVSPRYPSQICAGCLHIGSRNHKHFKCNNPQCAKYNQLVDTDLNGAMMIRLVGGADCKPACDAQLAVLFSTRQNNRLGQKPAFLRRR; this is translated from the coding sequence ATGAACAAACATCGGCTTCAAGCAGAGACGTACAAGGCTGTCAGGGCGCAATTTGGACTCACTGCCAATCTAACAGTTAGAGCCTGTGCTCGGGTCGCCGCTAACCGAAAGGTCGGCAAGCCCGTCAAGTTCTTTCAGCCGACATCTGCTGACTACGATGCCCGCCTCTTTGACTACAGAGAAAAAGAGCAGTGCGTCAGCCTCTCTACTCTCGACGCCAGAGAACGCATCCCGCTCACTCTAGGGGATTACCAAATGAGTAAACTCCAAGGGAAGAAGCCGACATCGGCGACGCTCTGTAGGCGTAGAGACAGAACGTTCCATCTCCATATTCCAGTGAAAGAGGAGGTTCCAGACCCTAAGCCCGGTAAGGATGTCATTGGCGTTGACCTTGGAAGACGAGACATCGCCGTAACATCTACTGGCGAAAGCTGGGAGGGAAAGCCTTTATCTCAAGCGAGGGACAAGTTTGCTCGGGTGAGAGCTTCTCTGCAAAGGAAGGGTACAAAGGGGGCGAAACGTCTCCTGAAACGACTATCTGGACGCGAGAAGCGCTATCAACAATGGGTCAACCATAACATTTCCAAGTCCATCATTGCCCAAGCAAAAGCTACGGGCTGTAGCCTTGCCGTCGAGGACCTAACCAGTATTAGAGAGCGGACGAATCAAAAGCCGAGGAGCAAAACAGAACGGCGCCGCTCTAACTCATGGGCTGCTTTCTATCAACTGAGGCAGTTCCTAGCATACAAAGGGCTACGAGCGGGAGTAGAGGTGATTTCCGTCTCCCCCCGATATCCCAGTCAGATTTGCGCAGGCTGTCTGCACATCGGCAGTCGGAATCATAAGCACTTCAAGTGCAATAACCCGCAGTGCGCTAAGTACAACCAGTTAGTCGATACCGACCTCAACGGAGCAATGATGATTCGACTTGTGGGTGGGGCTGATTGTAAGCCAGCCTGTGACGCCCAACTTGCTGTCTTGTTCTCTACTCGACAGAATAACAGGTTAGGGCAAAAGCCCGCGTTCCTTAGACGCAGGTAA